One Desulfatitalea tepidiphila genomic region harbors:
- a CDS encoding bifunctional 3,4-dihydroxy-2-butanone-4-phosphate synthase/GTP cyclohydrolase II, which yields MSRITVEQAIEEIAAGKMVILVDDEDRENEGDLTMAAEKVTPEAINFMAKYGRGLICLSLTSEKCDKLDLPMMVKNNTSPFETGFTVSIEAKRGVTTGISAADRATTILTAVADNATSRDLVRPGHIFPLRARDGGVMVRVGQTEGSVDLARLAGLKPAGVICEIMDEDGTMARMPTLEKFSEKHDIGIVTIADLVEYRMRNEFFVHRAAETAIPTVFGGDFRIVAFENDVDHLTHIALIKGEISPDKPVLVRVHSECMTGDIFGSLRCDCGDQLHRAMGMIEKEGTGVIIYLRQEGRGIGLVNKLKAYELQQKLGLDTVEANLKLGFKDDLRDYGIGAQMLRNLGVRKMRLLTNNPKKMVGLDGYGLSIEELVPIEVAPNEHNRCYLECKKLKMGHLLHLIEQ from the coding sequence ATGTCACGCATCACAGTCGAACAGGCAATCGAAGAGATTGCCGCCGGGAAGATGGTCATCCTCGTGGATGACGAAGATCGGGAGAACGAAGGCGATCTTACCATGGCCGCCGAGAAGGTCACCCCCGAGGCGATTAATTTCATGGCCAAATACGGCCGCGGGCTGATCTGCCTGTCGCTCACCAGTGAAAAGTGCGACAAGTTGGACTTGCCCATGATGGTCAAGAACAACACCTCTCCCTTCGAGACCGGATTCACCGTCTCCATAGAGGCCAAGCGCGGTGTGACCACCGGGATCTCCGCCGCGGACCGGGCCACCACCATCTTGACGGCGGTGGCCGATAACGCGACCTCCCGGGATCTGGTTCGGCCCGGCCACATCTTTCCCTTGCGGGCCAGGGACGGCGGCGTGATGGTGCGCGTCGGCCAGACCGAAGGATCGGTGGACCTGGCGCGGCTGGCCGGATTGAAACCGGCCGGCGTGATTTGCGAAATCATGGACGAAGACGGCACCATGGCGCGCATGCCGACCTTGGAAAAGTTCAGTGAAAAACATGACATCGGCATCGTGACCATCGCGGACCTGGTGGAATACCGCATGCGCAACGAGTTTTTCGTGCATCGCGCGGCCGAAACCGCCATTCCCACGGTTTTCGGCGGAGATTTCCGCATCGTCGCTTTTGAAAACGACGTGGACCATCTGACCCACATCGCCCTGATCAAAGGCGAGATCAGCCCGGACAAGCCCGTGCTGGTGCGCGTCCATTCCGAGTGTATGACCGGGGATATCTTCGGTTCTCTGCGCTGCGACTGCGGTGATCAACTGCACAGGGCCATGGGCATGATCGAAAAAGAGGGCACCGGGGTGATTATCTACCTGCGCCAGGAGGGACGGGGCATCGGACTGGTCAACAAGCTCAAAGCTTACGAGCTGCAACAGAAGCTGGGCCTCGACACCGTGGAGGCCAATCTCAAGCTGGGATTCAAGGATGACCTGCGCGATTATGGCATCGGCGCCCAGATGTTGCGCAACCTGGGCGTCCGCAAAATGCGTCTGTTGACCAACAATCCCAAGAAAATGGTCGGGTTGGACGGCTACGGCCTGAGCATAGAGGAGCTGGTTCCCATCGAGGTGGCGCCCAACGAACACAATCGCTGCTACCTGGAGTGCAAGAAGCTGAAGATGGGGCACCTGTTGCATTTGATCGAGCAGTAA
- the ribH gene encoding 6,7-dimethyl-8-ribityllumazine synthase, producing the protein MPNIIEANLVAEGKKFAIVVSRFNDFITDKLVGGAVDALTRSGTKAEDIDIVKVPGAFEIPLLAKKLAARKQHDAVICLGAVIRGATPHFDYVSAEVSKGVAAASMETGMPIIFGVVTTDTLEQAIERAGSKAGNKGWDAALAAVEMANLMGAVEKI; encoded by the coding sequence ATGCCCAATATCATCGAAGCCAATCTTGTGGCCGAAGGGAAAAAGTTCGCCATCGTGGTGAGCCGGTTCAACGATTTTATCACCGACAAGCTGGTCGGTGGTGCTGTTGACGCCCTGACCCGCAGTGGCACCAAAGCGGAAGACATCGATATCGTCAAGGTGCCCGGCGCCTTTGAGATACCCCTGCTGGCCAAGAAGCTGGCGGCCCGCAAGCAGCATGATGCCGTCATCTGCCTGGGTGCCGTCATTCGCGGGGCCACTCCCCATTTCGACTATGTAAGCGCAGAGGTGTCTAAGGGCGTTGCCGCTGCCAGCATGGAGACAGGCATGCCGATCATCTTTGGTGTGGTGACCACCGACACGCTCGAACAGGCCATTGAGCGCGCCGGCAGCAAGGCCGGTAACAAGGGCTGGGATGCGGCTCTGGCAGCCGTCGAGATGGCCAACCTGATGGGGGCGGTGGAAAAGATCTGA
- the nusB gene encoding transcription antitermination factor NusB, which yields MGTRRQARELAMQALFSMDMSCAFSAEMLTDYCRCFPPGKRFQSFFELLVNGVLQYKADIDAVIETYSSNWKMRRMACVDRNILRMAVFELIYCADIPAKVTINEAIDIGKKFGSPESGSFINGILDSIRIAIEKGQLATVETPPAGDGTASQAINDL from the coding sequence ATGGGGACCCGTCGACAAGCCAGAGAATTAGCCATGCAGGCGCTGTTCAGCATGGACATGAGTTGTGCGTTCAGTGCGGAGATGCTGACCGATTACTGCCGCTGTTTTCCACCAGGCAAGCGTTTTCAAAGCTTTTTCGAACTCCTGGTCAACGGCGTGCTGCAATACAAGGCCGATATCGACGCCGTGATCGAGACCTATTCCAGTAATTGGAAGATGCGGCGCATGGCCTGTGTGGATCGTAATATTTTGCGCATGGCCGTGTTCGAGTTGATCTACTGCGCCGATATTCCAGCCAAAGTGACCATCAACGAAGCGATCGATATCGGGAAAAAATTCGGTTCTCCGGAATCCGGCTCGTTCATCAACGGTATCCTGGACAGCATCCGCATTGCCATCGAAAAGGGGCAGCTGGCCACGGTCGAGACGCCCCCGGCCGGCGACGGGACCGCATCCCAGGCGATCAACGACCTTTAA
- a CDS encoding MBL fold metallo-hydrolase: MIIRAMPVGPLQANCYILGCEETRHAAVIDPGGDVDQILLALARDRLTLKAIINTHGHFDHVSANKALKKATGAELMIHPQDAPMLAQLSGAAAMWGMRSEDSPEPDRLLEDGDTVTVGHIVFKVLHTPGHTPGGISLYTDNAVFVGDTLFAGSIGRTDFPGGDFDTLIRSIHTKLFTLPEDVAVYAGHMEATTIGREKRYNPFCGIR; encoded by the coding sequence ATGATCATTCGCGCCATGCCGGTCGGGCCGCTTCAGGCCAACTGCTATATCCTCGGCTGCGAGGAGACGCGCCATGCGGCCGTCATCGACCCGGGCGGTGATGTGGATCAGATCCTTCTGGCATTGGCCAGAGACCGGTTGACCCTCAAGGCGATCATCAACACCCACGGACACTTCGATCACGTCAGCGCCAACAAGGCCCTCAAAAAGGCCACCGGTGCGGAGCTGATGATCCATCCCCAGGATGCGCCCATGCTCGCTCAACTCTCCGGTGCGGCGGCCATGTGGGGCATGCGGTCCGAGGATTCGCCCGAACCGGACCGGCTGCTCGAAGACGGCGATACGGTGACCGTCGGCCACATTGTTTTCAAGGTGCTCCACACCCCCGGCCACACCCCCGGGGGCATCTCGCTCTATACCGACAACGCCGTTTTCGTCGGTGACACGCTTTTCGCCGGATCCATCGGCCGCACCGATTTTCCGGGCGGCGATTTCGACACCCTGATCCGCAGCATTCATACCAAACTGTTCACCCTGCCCGAGGACGTGGCGGTCTACGCCGGCCACATGGAGGCGACCACCATCGGCAGGGAAAAACGATACAATCCTTTTTGCGGGATCCGATAG
- the ispG gene encoding flavodoxin-dependent (E)-4-hydroxy-3-methylbut-2-enyl-diphosphate synthase, whose protein sequence is MIRRKSRQIHVGKVPVGGDAPITVQSMTNTPTQDAAATVAQIRRLESAGCEIVRVAVPDQQAAEAIADIKARIHIPLIADIHFDYRLALEAARRGADGLRINPGNIGGQRKVQAVVDCARDLGLPIRIGVNAGSLEKDLLKTYNGATAQAMVESAMRHVALLERTGFDQIKISIKASDVPRTLEAYRLLAQRTEYPLHVGVTEAGSLYSGVVKSALGIGMLLAEGIGDTLRVSLTRDPVEEVRVGFEILKALGIRQRGPEIISCPTCGRCGIDLMSLVEQVDQALLTRTVPIKIAIMGCVVNGPGEAKEADIGVAGGKGQGILFQKGKVVRKVPQERLVEVLLDEVDKWEAEHLKKGTAIV, encoded by the coding sequence ATGATACGACGCAAGAGCCGACAGATTCACGTGGGAAAAGTGCCGGTGGGCGGCGATGCGCCCATCACCGTGCAATCCATGACCAACACGCCCACCCAGGATGCCGCCGCCACGGTCGCACAGATCCGGAGGCTCGAGTCCGCCGGATGCGAGATCGTGCGTGTGGCCGTGCCGGACCAGCAGGCCGCCGAGGCCATTGCCGACATCAAAGCCCGGATCCATATTCCACTGATCGCCGATATCCACTTCGATTACCGCCTGGCCTTGGAAGCCGCCCGGCGGGGCGCCGACGGGTTGCGCATCAATCCGGGCAACATCGGCGGGCAGCGCAAGGTACAGGCCGTGGTGGATTGCGCCCGTGACCTGGGGCTGCCGATCCGCATCGGGGTGAATGCCGGCTCGCTTGAAAAGGATCTGCTTAAAACCTATAATGGCGCCACGGCTCAGGCCATGGTGGAGAGTGCCATGCGCCACGTGGCCCTGCTGGAGCGCACCGGCTTCGACCAGATCAAAATTTCCATCAAGGCGTCGGACGTGCCCCGCACCCTGGAGGCCTACCGTCTGCTGGCCCAACGTACCGAATACCCCTTGCATGTGGGGGTCACCGAAGCGGGATCGCTCTATTCCGGGGTGGTCAAATCGGCCCTGGGCATCGGCATGCTGCTGGCCGAGGGGATCGGCGACACCCTGCGGGTATCGCTTACCCGGGACCCGGTGGAAGAGGTCCGGGTCGGTTTTGAAATCCTGAAAGCCCTGGGCATCCGTCAGCGCGGACCCGAAATCATCTCCTGCCCCACCTGCGGCCGCTGCGGCATCGACCTGATGTCGTTGGTCGAGCAGGTCGATCAGGCGCTGCTGACGCGCACTGTGCCCATCAAGATCGCGATCATGGGGTGTGTCGTCAACGGGCCGGGCGAAGCCAAGGAGGCCGACATCGGCGTGGCCGGCGGCAAGGGCCAGGGCATCCTGTTCCAGAAGGGCAAGGTGGTCCGAAAGGTGCCCCAGGAGCGACTGGTCGAGGTCCTGTTGGATGAGGTGGATAAATGGGAAGCTGAGCACTTGAAGAAAGGAACTGCCATCGTATGA